Proteins from one Spirochaetaceae bacterium genomic window:
- a CDS encoding ABC transporter permease, producing the protein MTGKTTKADAQAASAGRLFRIRGLVYAVSDAAVIAWRNVIKIKRVPDVLVFVLISPIMFVLLFAFVFGNSINIPGGSYREFLIAGIFAQTVVFGATFTGAGLAEDIQKGIINRFRALPMSRSALLVGRTVSDVVYNALSLLIMALTGLVVGWGISSSVLDAAAGFALLLVFAYAFSWVMAYVGLLVPSVEVINNASFMVTMPLTFVANTFVPAENLPPVLRTFALWNPVSAVTQATRELFGNIPPGSAPPDAWPLQHPVLYTMLWAVLLIAVFAPLAVHRYRTSGRRS; encoded by the coding sequence GTGACAGGGAAGACGACGAAGGCCGATGCGCAGGCAGCGTCCGCCGGCCGGCTCTTTCGGATCAGGGGCCTGGTGTACGCGGTCAGCGACGCCGCGGTGATCGCGTGGCGCAACGTGATCAAGATCAAGCGCGTGCCCGACGTGCTGGTGTTCGTGCTGATTTCGCCGATCATGTTCGTGCTGCTGTTCGCGTTCGTGTTCGGCAACTCCATCAACATTCCCGGCGGCTCCTACCGCGAGTTCCTGATCGCCGGGATCTTCGCCCAGACCGTGGTGTTCGGGGCCACCTTCACCGGCGCCGGCCTGGCCGAGGACATCCAGAAGGGCATCATCAACCGTTTCCGCGCACTGCCGATGTCACGCAGCGCGCTGCTGGTGGGCCGCACCGTCAGCGACGTGGTGTACAATGCGCTGTCGCTGCTGATCATGGCGCTCACCGGTCTGGTGGTCGGCTGGGGCATCAGCTCCTCCGTGCTCGACGCCGCGGCCGGATTCGCACTGCTGCTGGTATTCGCCTACGCGTTCTCCTGGGTAATGGCGTACGTCGGGCTGCTGGTGCCGAGCGTGGAGGTAATCAACAACGCATCGTTCATGGTCACCATGCCGCTCACGTTCGTCGCCAACACGTTCGTACCGGCCGAGAACCTGCCGCCGGTGCTGCGCACCTTCGCGCTGTGGAACCCGGTGTCCGCCGTCACCCAGGCCACCCGCGAGCTGTTCGGCAACATCCCGCCCGGCAGCGCGCCGCCGGACGCGTGGCCGCTGCAGCACCCGGTGCTCTATACGATGCTGTGGGCGGTGCTCCTGATCGCCGTGTTCGCCCCGCTGGCCGTGCACCGCTACCGCACCAGCGGCCGCCGCTCCTGA
- a CDS encoding ABC transporter permease — MRAAWPRPPAQPAAALLPTVLSLLVVGVVWEAWIALAGTPVYLVPAPSAVAVRMGVAPGYFLGQGAITLAEALGGFLLGTGVALAAATAMAHSLVLERALLPLAVLVKVTPIVAVAPLFVIWFGFGVMPKVLIAALITFFPALVNGVTGLRAVNQGALDFLRSVAASRREVFFTLRVPSAMPYLFAAFRVSIPLSVIGAVVGEWFSADRGLGAVIIVAHANLDTPTLFGAIFTLAVMGIGLSLAVSALERRILFWHESTLIV; from the coding sequence ATGCGGGCTGCCTGGCCGCGCCCGCCGGCGCAGCCCGCGGCGGCGCTGCTGCCGACCGTGCTCAGCCTGCTGGTGGTGGGCGTGGTGTGGGAGGCGTGGATCGCGCTGGCCGGAACCCCGGTCTACCTGGTGCCGGCGCCCTCGGCCGTGGCGGTGCGCATGGGCGTGGCGCCCGGCTACTTCCTCGGGCAGGGCGCGATCACCCTGGCGGAGGCGCTCGGCGGCTTCCTGCTCGGCACTGGCGTGGCGCTGGCCGCCGCCACCGCGATGGCCCACTCGCTGGTCCTGGAACGCGCTTTGCTGCCGCTGGCGGTGCTGGTCAAGGTGACGCCGATCGTGGCGGTGGCGCCGTTGTTCGTAATCTGGTTCGGGTTCGGGGTGATGCCCAAGGTCCTGATCGCGGCGCTGATCACCTTCTTCCCCGCGCTGGTGAATGGCGTGACCGGCCTGCGCGCCGTCAACCAGGGGGCGCTCGACTTCCTGCGCTCGGTGGCGGCGTCGCGGCGCGAGGTGTTCTTCACCCTGCGCGTGCCGAGCGCCATGCCCTACCTGTTCGCGGCGTTCCGGGTGTCGATCCCGCTGTCCGTGATCGGCGCGGTGGTGGGCGAGTGGTTCAGCGCCGACCGCGGACTGGGGGCGGTGATCATCGTCGCCCATGCCAATCTCGACACCCCGACCCTGTTCGGGGCGATCTTTACGCTGGCGGTGATGGGCATCGGCCTGAGCCTGGCCGTCTCGGCACTGGAACGGAGGATACTGTTTTGGCACGAATCGACTCTCATCGTGTGA
- a CDS encoding DUF1932 domain-containing protein has protein sequence MKTIAIVSPGNMGHAVGRLLGSRGFDVVTSLAGRSARTGGLAAKADIRDLGSIAAVVAQADLVLSIMPPAAAVAAAEEAAAAMIAAGAAPPYADCNAIAPATTQRIAALIGSAGAPYIDAGIIGGPPANGTGPRFYACGPDANLLAPLEGEGLVVRDLGGAIGRASALKMCYAAVTKGTSALQFAQLAAASRLGVDEALAAELGESQASTYAGMRRALPGLPAKAPRWIEEMRQIAATFESVGVPGDFHRGAAALYELLSATPFADEPEEAVDRSRTLESTVAALSDVCAGRGH, from the coding sequence TTGAAGACCATCGCGATCGTCAGCCCCGGCAACATGGGGCACGCCGTCGGACGGCTGCTCGGCAGCCGCGGCTTCGACGTGGTTACCTCGCTCGCCGGCCGGTCGGCGCGCACCGGCGGGCTGGCCGCAAAGGCCGACATTCGCGACCTCGGCAGCATCGCCGCCGTGGTGGCGCAGGCGGACCTGGTGCTGTCGATCATGCCGCCGGCCGCCGCCGTGGCGGCCGCGGAAGAGGCAGCCGCCGCCATGATCGCGGCCGGGGCCGCGCCGCCCTACGCCGACTGCAATGCCATCGCACCCGCCACCACGCAGCGCATTGCGGCGCTGATCGGGTCCGCCGGCGCCCCCTACATCGATGCCGGCATCATCGGCGGGCCGCCGGCCAACGGTACCGGCCCGCGCTTCTACGCCTGCGGCCCGGATGCCAACCTGCTGGCGCCGCTGGAGGGAGAAGGTCTTGTGGTGCGCGACCTGGGCGGCGCGATCGGGCGCGCGTCCGCCCTCAAGATGTGCTACGCCGCGGTCACCAAGGGCACCTCGGCGCTGCAGTTCGCCCAGCTCGCCGCCGCCAGCCGGCTGGGCGTGGACGAAGCGCTCGCCGCGGAGCTGGGCGAGAGCCAGGCCTCTACCTATGCGGGGATGCGGCGCGCCCTGCCCGGACTGCCGGCCAAGGCACCGCGCTGGATCGAGGAGATGCGCCAGATCGCGGCCACCTTCGAATCGGTGGGGGTGCCGGGCGACTTCCACCGCGGCGCCGCCGCCCTGTACGAGTTGCTGAGCGCCACCCCGTTCGCCGACGAGCCGGAGGAGGCGGTGGACCGCTCGCGCACCCTGGAATCCACCGTCGCCGCCCTGTCCGACGTGTGCGCCGGGCGCGGCCACTAG
- a CDS encoding LLM class F420-dependent oxidoreductase — MKLGVVFPQIEMGADPGAVRAYGQAVEQIGYHHILAYEHVVGANTASRPGWRGPYDIDSVFHEPFVLFGFLAGLTERIEFATGIVILPQRQTVLVAKQAAALDVLCGGRLRLGIGIGWNAVEYEALGTDFHNRGRRCEEQVALLRALWTERAVTFDGKWHRVTDAGIEPLPVQRPIPLWFGGGEERVLRRIARLADGWMPQFQPDAEGRALLARMQGYACEYGRDPAEIGLNGRMAADPRLESGWADRVRAWREIGGTHLSIDTMRLGLPDVESHVRLLERFHAAAAEAAERGSA; from the coding sequence TTGAAACTGGGAGTCGTGTTTCCGCAGATCGAGATGGGCGCCGACCCGGGCGCGGTGCGCGCCTACGGGCAGGCGGTGGAGCAGATCGGCTACCACCACATCCTGGCCTACGAGCACGTGGTGGGCGCCAACACCGCCAGCCGGCCGGGTTGGCGAGGGCCGTACGACATCGACTCGGTGTTCCACGAGCCGTTCGTGCTGTTCGGCTTCCTGGCCGGACTCACCGAGCGCATCGAGTTCGCCACCGGCATCGTGATCCTCCCGCAGCGCCAGACCGTGCTGGTAGCCAAGCAGGCGGCGGCGCTCGACGTGCTGTGCGGCGGGCGGCTGCGGCTCGGCATCGGCATCGGCTGGAACGCCGTGGAGTACGAGGCGCTCGGCACCGACTTCCACAACCGCGGCCGCCGCTGCGAGGAGCAGGTCGCCCTGCTGCGCGCGCTGTGGACCGAGCGCGCGGTAACCTTCGACGGGAAGTGGCACCGGGTCACCGACGCCGGCATCGAGCCGCTGCCGGTGCAGCGCCCGATTCCGCTCTGGTTCGGCGGCGGTGAGGAGCGCGTGCTGCGCCGCATCGCCCGCCTGGCGGACGGCTGGATGCCGCAGTTCCAGCCCGACGCCGAAGGCCGTGCGTTGCTGGCCCGCATGCAGGGCTACGCGTGCGAGTACGGCCGCGACCCCGCCGAAATCGGCCTCAACGGGCGCATGGCGGCCGACCCCCGTCTGGAGAGTGGTTGGGCCGACCGCGTGCGGGCGTGGCGAGAGATCGGCGGCACCCACCTGAGCATCGACACGATGCGCCTCGGCCTGCCGGACGTGGAGTCCCACGTCCGCCTGCTGGAACGATTCCACGCCGCCGCGGCTGAAGCGGCCGAGCGCGGATCGGCATGA
- the chrA gene encoding chromate efflux transporter, whose amino-acid sequence MEVLLVALKLGLTSFGGPVAHLGYFRDEYVVRRKWLTDGAYADLVALCQFLPGPASSQVGMAVGMTRAGFAGGVAAWLGFTLPSAVLLIAFGYGVAAFDGLADGGWLRGLKAVAVAVVAFAVYGMARNLTPDRTRASLAIVTAIAMLFWRTPLTQVLVIAAAGVAGVLLLREDTPAAAAPPRTTTTTTAGGGALGAVVGLAGFFLLLAGLPAARQVLESEWLRVFDGFYRAGALVFGGGHVVLPLLEAEVVPPGWVTRDQFIAGYGMAQAVPGPLFTFSAYLGTVMAGPPSGWTGGVYALAAIFLPSFLLLVGVLPLWQRLRADHRFRAALAGINAAVVGLLLAALYDPVWVSAIVRPADLALALAAFAMLAWWKVPPWLVVLIGAAAGAALTTL is encoded by the coding sequence TTGGAAGTTCTGCTCGTGGCCCTGAAGCTGGGGCTGACCTCGTTTGGCGGGCCGGTGGCTCACCTGGGGTACTTCCGCGACGAGTACGTCGTCAGGCGCAAGTGGCTGACCGACGGCGCCTACGCGGACCTGGTCGCGCTGTGCCAGTTCCTGCCGGGTCCGGCCAGCAGCCAGGTCGGCATGGCGGTGGGGATGACCCGCGCCGGCTTCGCGGGCGGGGTCGCGGCGTGGCTCGGCTTTACCCTGCCGTCGGCCGTGCTGCTGATCGCGTTCGGGTACGGCGTGGCCGCGTTCGACGGACTGGCGGACGGAGGCTGGTTGCGCGGGCTGAAGGCGGTTGCCGTGGCGGTGGTCGCGTTCGCCGTGTACGGCATGGCGCGCAACCTGACGCCGGACCGCACGCGCGCGTCGCTCGCCATCGTCACGGCCATCGCCATGCTGTTCTGGCGCACCCCGCTGACCCAGGTGCTGGTGATCGCCGCGGCGGGAGTGGCCGGCGTGCTGCTGCTGAGGGAGGACACGCCGGCCGCTGCCGCGCCACCGCGCACCACCACCACCACCACCGCCGGCGGCGGCGCGCTGGGCGCCGTGGTAGGGCTCGCCGGGTTCTTCCTGCTGCTGGCCGGTCTACCCGCGGCCCGGCAGGTGTTGGAAAGCGAGTGGCTGCGCGTATTCGACGGCTTCTACCGCGCCGGTGCGCTGGTGTTCGGCGGCGGGCACGTGGTGCTGCCGCTGCTGGAGGCCGAGGTGGTTCCGCCGGGCTGGGTAACACGGGACCAGTTCATCGCCGGCTACGGCATGGCGCAGGCTGTGCCGGGGCCGCTGTTCACCTTCTCCGCCTACCTGGGCACCGTCATGGCCGGACCGCCGAGCGGCTGGACCGGCGGCGTGTACGCGCTGGCCGCGATCTTTCTTCCCTCGTTCCTGCTGCTGGTTGGCGTGCTGCCGCTGTGGCAACGGCTGCGCGCCGACCACCGTTTCCGCGCCGCCCTGGCCGGCATCAACGCCGCCGTGGTCGGCCTGCTGCTGGCCGCGCTCTACGACCCGGTGTGGGTATCCGCCATCGTCCGTCCCGCCGACCTAGCCCTCGCGCTGGCCGCGTTCGCGATGCTGGCCTGGTGGAAGGTGCCGCCGTGGCTGGTGGTGCTGATCGGCGCCGCCGCCGGCGCCGCCCTCACCACGCTCTAG
- the metG gene encoding methionine--tRNA ligase, with protein sequence MRRILVTSALPYANGAIHLGHLFEHIQTDIWVRYQRMAGNECIYVCADDAHGTATMLLAEQTGTTSEELIEPLRAAHADDFRRFHISHDNYYSTHSPENEHYATLIYRRLAAKGMIFTGEVEQLYDPERGLFLADRHVRGICPRCGAAEQPGDNCDACGATYDATELGEPRSLLSDAAPVRKESLHYFFDLPQFTDYLKEWTATDAVQPEVTNKLAEWLGDGLKPWDISRDAPYFGFRIPDTEGKYFYVWMDAPIGYIASFRNYCDRTDGLTFEDFWDPGSSAEVHHFIGKDIINFHALFWPSVLSGADFRTPTKVHTHGFITVGGTRMSKSRGTFINAATYLDHLDPEYLRYYFATKLVPNTDDVDVNLDDFVQRVNSDLVGKVVNIASRCAGFIAKQFDGRLAAAIHDPELWGEIRGAGERIGELYERGDVSRAVREITALADRTNAYIAEREPWKHAKDPERRDEVHGVCSLGINAFRALMVYLKPILPAMAARAEAFLNTGELTWADAAEPLLDHPIANFQPLITRMDRKDIDKVVEATKAEPDAHH encoded by the coding sequence ATGCGTCGAATACTCGTTACCAGCGCGCTGCCGTATGCCAATGGCGCGATCCATCTCGGCCACCTGTTCGAGCACATCCAGACTGACATCTGGGTGCGTTACCAGCGCATGGCCGGCAACGAGTGCATCTACGTGTGCGCGGACGACGCGCACGGTACCGCCACCATGCTGCTCGCCGAGCAGACCGGCACCACGTCGGAGGAGCTGATCGAGCCGCTGCGCGCCGCCCATGCCGACGACTTCCGGCGCTTCCACATCAGCCACGACAACTACTACAGCACCCACTCGCCGGAGAACGAGCACTACGCGACGCTGATCTACCGCCGCCTCGCCGCCAAGGGCATGATCTTCACCGGCGAGGTGGAGCAGCTCTACGACCCCGAGCGCGGCCTGTTCCTGGCCGACCGCCACGTGCGCGGCATCTGCCCGCGCTGTGGCGCCGCCGAGCAGCCGGGCGACAACTGCGACGCCTGCGGCGCCACCTACGACGCCACCGAGCTCGGCGAGCCGCGCTCGCTGCTGTCCGACGCCGCACCGGTGCGCAAGGAGTCGCTGCACTACTTCTTCGACCTGCCGCAGTTCACCGACTACCTGAAGGAGTGGACCGCCACCGACGCCGTGCAGCCGGAGGTGACCAACAAGCTCGCCGAGTGGCTCGGCGACGGCCTCAAGCCGTGGGACATCAGCCGCGACGCCCCCTACTTCGGGTTCCGCATCCCGGACACCGAGGGCAAGTACTTCTACGTCTGGATGGACGCGCCGATCGGCTACATCGCCAGCTTCCGCAACTACTGCGACCGCACCGACGGTCTCACCTTCGAGGACTTCTGGGATCCCGGCAGCAGCGCCGAGGTGCACCACTTCATCGGCAAGGACATCATCAACTTCCACGCCCTGTTCTGGCCGTCGGTGCTGTCCGGCGCCGACTTCCGCACGCCGACCAAGGTGCACACGCACGGCTTTATCACCGTGGGCGGCACGCGCATGTCGAAGTCGCGCGGCACCTTCATCAACGCCGCCACCTACCTCGATCACCTCGACCCGGAGTACCTGCGCTACTACTTCGCCACCAAGCTGGTGCCCAACACCGACGACGTCGACGTCAACCTGGACGACTTCGTGCAGCGGGTGAACTCCGACCTGGTGGGCAAGGTGGTCAACATCGCCTCGCGCTGCGCCGGCTTCATCGCGAAGCAGTTCGACGGCAGGCTGGCGGCGGCGATCCACGACCCGGAGCTGTGGGGCGAGATCCGCGGCGCCGGCGAGCGCATCGGCGAGCTGTACGAACGCGGCGACGTGAGCCGGGCGGTGCGCGAAATCACCGCGCTCGCCGACCGCACCAACGCCTACATCGCCGAGCGCGAGCCGTGGAAGCACGCCAAGGACCCGGAGCGCCGCGACGAGGTGCACGGCGTCTGCTCGCTCGGCATCAACGCCTTCCGCGCGCTGATGGTCTACCTGAAGCCGATCCTGCCGGCCATGGCCGCCAGGGCGGAGGCGTTCCTGAACACCGGCGAGCTGACCTGGGCCGATGCCGCCGAGCCGTTGCTCGACCACCCGATCGCCAACTTCCAGCCGCTGATCACCCGCATGGACCGCAAGGACATCGACAAGGTGGTCGAAGCCACCAAGGCCGAGCCCGACGCCCACCACTAG
- a CDS encoding ATP-binding cassette domain-containing protein — MPNLVEASGLVKRYREVTALDGLDLAVAEGSVLGLLGPNGAGKTTAVSILATLLEPDAGSARVAGVDVVASPREVRRRIGLSGQFAAVDEHLTGFENLVMVGRLYHLGRHRSRARAGELLELFDLAEAGGRPVKTYSGGMRRRLDLAGALVAAPPVLFLDEPTTGLDPYSRRQLWEVIRTMVGGGTTVLLTTQYLEEADQLADRILVIDHGRAIAEGTADELKSRIGAERIEVTVADAALLEQARQVLARFAVGAQQADARSRSLVTPIAGGAPVLTAALHELQRARIAVRDVGLRRPTLDDVFLTLTGRVSAPEESDE; from the coding sequence ATGCCGAATCTGGTCGAAGCGAGCGGCCTGGTGAAGCGGTACCGGGAGGTCACCGCGCTGGACGGTCTGGACTTGGCGGTAGCCGAGGGCTCGGTGCTGGGCCTGCTCGGCCCCAACGGGGCGGGCAAGACCACCGCGGTGTCGATTCTGGCGACCCTGCTGGAGCCGGATGCCGGCAGCGCGCGGGTGGCGGGCGTGGACGTGGTAGCCAGCCCGCGCGAGGTGCGCCGGCGCATCGGGCTGTCCGGTCAGTTCGCGGCCGTGGACGAGCACCTCACCGGGTTCGAGAACCTGGTCATGGTCGGCCGCCTCTATCATCTTGGCCGCCATCGTTCCCGCGCCCGCGCCGGTGAGCTGCTGGAGCTGTTCGACCTGGCAGAGGCAGGCGGGCGCCCGGTCAAGACCTACTCCGGCGGCATGCGGCGCCGTCTCGACCTGGCCGGCGCCCTGGTGGCCGCGCCGCCGGTCCTGTTCCTGGACGAGCCGACCACCGGCCTGGATCCGTACAGTCGCCGCCAGCTCTGGGAAGTGATCCGCACCATGGTGGGCGGCGGCACCACGGTGCTGCTCACCACGCAGTACCTGGAGGAGGCGGACCAGCTCGCCGATCGCATCCTGGTGATCGACCACGGGAGAGCGATCGCCGAGGGCACCGCGGACGAGTTGAAGAGCCGGATTGGCGCGGAACGGATCGAGGTCACGGTGGCCGACGCCGCGCTCCTGGAGCAGGCGCGGCAGGTGCTGGCCCGCTTCGCGGTCGGCGCGCAGCAGGCCGACGCGCGCTCGCGGTCGCTGGTTACGCCGATCGCCGGCGGGGCGCCGGTGCTCACCGCGGCACTGCACGAACTGCAACGAGCTCGGATCGCGGTGCGCGATGTCGGCCTGCGACGGCCGACGCTCGACGACGTGTTCCTGACCCTGACCGGCCGCGTGTCGGCACCAGAGGAGAGCGACGAATGA
- the arfB gene encoding alternative ribosome rescue aminoacyl-tRNA hydrolase ArfB, which produces MVQVAPGVAIPEEEIEERFIQSGGPGGQNVNKVATTVQLRFDATGSPSLPPEVRRRLLEIAGRRVTTDGVLVITARRFRTQEANRRDARERLAALVGQALAEPRPRQATRPTRAARERRLQDKARRSTVKRQRAQPGDDD; this is translated from the coding sequence ATGGTGCAGGTTGCGCCGGGCGTTGCCATCCCGGAGGAGGAAATCGAGGAGCGGTTCATCCAGAGCGGCGGTCCGGGCGGCCAGAACGTGAACAAGGTGGCCACCACCGTGCAGCTCCGCTTCGACGCGACCGGTTCGCCGTCGCTGCCGCCGGAGGTGCGCCGGCGCCTGCTGGAGATCGCCGGCAGACGCGTGACCACCGACGGCGTACTGGTGATCACGGCGCGCCGGTTCCGCACCCAGGAGGCGAACCGCCGCGATGCGCGCGAGCGGCTGGCGGCGCTCGTCGGGCAGGCGCTCGCCGAACCCCGGCCCCGGCAGGCGACCCGCCCCACCCGCGCCGCCCGCGAGCGGCGCCTGCAGGACAAGGCGCGCCGGAGCACGGTCAAACGGCAGCGCGCCCAACCGGGTGACGACGACTGA
- a CDS encoding histidine phosphatase family protein translates to MNQFPSIRLFLVRHAQARNAPGTSYDDASLSVLGRSQAAAAAHACAELGPDALYASPATRARATADRVGAATGLPVSVDERLLEYRFGSVTDPNLTMDQLRERRDDLLAWHPDRKLAADGETIREFAERVMAVTDEIVARHVGERVAIVSHAGTIDVTMRWAIGIAPGTPVLHDFPIANASISELIHWPRGRMAGGAPRYTEFRSVGSVDHLPFDVRSGN, encoded by the coding sequence GTGAACCAGTTTCCCAGTATCCGGCTGTTCCTGGTGCGCCACGCGCAGGCGCGCAATGCCCCCGGCACCAGCTACGACGACGCTTCGCTCTCGGTGCTCGGCAGATCGCAGGCAGCCGCAGCCGCGCACGCCTGCGCCGAACTCGGGCCGGACGCCCTCTACGCCAGCCCGGCGACTCGGGCACGCGCGACCGCGGACCGGGTCGGCGCCGCCACCGGACTGCCGGTATCGGTCGACGAACGCCTGTTGGAGTACCGCTTCGGCAGCGTGACCGACCCCAACCTCACCATGGATCAGCTCCGCGAGCGGCGCGACGACCTGCTGGCGTGGCACCCGGACCGCAAACTGGCCGCCGACGGCGAGACGATACGGGAGTTCGCCGAACGGGTCATGGCGGTGACCGACGAGATCGTCGCGCGTCACGTCGGTGAGCGCGTGGCCATCGTCTCTCATGCCGGCACCATCGACGTCACGATGCGATGGGCGATCGGCATTGCGCCCGGCACGCCGGTGTTGCACGATTTTCCGATCGCCAACGCCAGCATCAGCGAGCTGATCCACTGGCCGCGCGGTCGCATGGCCGGCGGCGCGCCGCGCTACACCGAGTTCAGGAGCGTCGGGTCGGTCGACCACCTGCCGTTCGACGTCCGCAGCGGCAACTGA
- a CDS encoding ABC transporter substrate-binding protein: MARIDSHRVTSGLSAGSTRAAVRRTPGIGAPGYRRLGATRPAGSGSDPVSPGPAARWQHAWRLWVALLLLAAPMHAAHASGEVEITPLPRPVTFMAGFKPQANLPFVAAYVAQEQGYFAEQGLDVTIHHSTGQHLQLLLSGDVDITTAAAGSVLKRRADPGVPIRAIALFGQRGQQTFIALADSGIDSPRDWEGRTVGYRISLPPEYLAIADAAGVDRTQVQEVRVGFDPRILVQGKVDVLAVFKSNEPDTIRGLGFDVVQFDPSAYGVPALGLTYITREELIAAEPELIARFLKAALKGLEFSFAHPEETLDIVLRYADKEDRDHMRFMLEAEQADAVSAVTDEHGLGWMTLQQWREFHDLLARYQALAREVDVEQAFTTQFLEAAYEDGRLVWP; this comes from the coding sequence TTGGCACGAATCGACTCTCATCGTGTGACGTCCGGCCTGTCGGCCGGCTCGACCCGCGCCGCCGTGCGGCGAACGCCGGGCATCGGTGCGCCCGGCTATCGGCGGCTCGGGGCGACCAGGCCTGCCGGTTCCGGGAGCGACCCGGTGAGCCCGGGACCGGCGGCGCGGTGGCAGCACGCCTGGCGGCTGTGGGTGGCCCTGCTGCTGTTGGCGGCGCCCATGCACGCCGCTCACGCCTCCGGCGAAGTGGAGATAACGCCGCTGCCGCGGCCGGTGACCTTCATGGCGGGCTTCAAGCCGCAGGCCAACCTGCCGTTCGTGGCCGCCTACGTGGCCCAGGAGCAAGGCTACTTCGCGGAGCAGGGGCTGGACGTGACCATCCATCACTCCACCGGCCAGCATCTGCAACTGCTCTTGTCCGGAGACGTAGACATCACCACCGCCGCCGCCGGCTCGGTGCTGAAGCGCCGTGCCGATCCAGGCGTCCCGATCCGGGCGATCGCGCTGTTCGGGCAGCGCGGACAGCAAACCTTCATCGCCCTCGCCGACTCCGGCATCGACAGCCCGCGAGATTGGGAAGGCAGGACGGTCGGCTACCGCATCAGCCTGCCGCCCGAGTACCTGGCCATCGCGGACGCCGCCGGCGTCGACCGCACCCAGGTGCAGGAGGTGCGGGTCGGCTTCGACCCCCGCATCCTGGTGCAGGGCAAGGTGGACGTGCTGGCGGTGTTCAAGTCGAACGAGCCCGACACCATTCGCGGCCTCGGTTTCGACGTGGTGCAGTTCGATCCGTCGGCCTACGGCGTGCCGGCGCTCGGCCTGACCTACATCACGCGCGAAGAGCTGATCGCCGCCGAGCCGGAGCTGATCGCGCGCTTCCTGAAGGCCGCGCTGAAGGGGCTGGAGTTCTCCTTCGCCCACCCGGAGGAGACGCTGGACATCGTGTTGCGTTACGCCGACAAGGAGGACCGGGACCACATGCGGTTCATGCTGGAGGCGGAGCAGGCGGACGCGGTGTCGGCGGTGACGGACGAGCACGGGCTCGGTTGGATGACGCTGCAGCAGTGGCGGGAGTTCCACGACCTGCTGGCGCGTTACCAGGCGCTGGCGCGCGAGGTGGACGTGGAGCAGGCGTTCACCACGCAGTTCCTGGAGGCGGCGTACGAAGACGGCCGCCTGGTGTGGCCGTGA
- a CDS encoding DUF1697 domain-containing protein, with the protein MSFGYDPEARGAGGGRRASVRDRPGRGPVAMSERYLALLRGINVGGNNIIAKNDLRRCFEDLGFTNVRTYIQSGNIVFRARSGEKQQLTARVEAGLSERFSYAARAVVLSYADYRALLDAAPPAWGEDPAYRHNALFTLAGTTPADVLASIPPVKEELETVAAGPGVVFWSADKKRVTRSAFVKLPAHPIYQQVTIRNHNTVRRLATLLEET; encoded by the coding sequence GTGAGTTTCGGTTACGATCCGGAAGCCCGCGGTGCCGGGGGTGGCCGGCGGGCGAGCGTGCGTGACCGGCCCGGACGGGGGCCGGTAGCGATGTCCGAGCGCTACCTTGCGCTGCTCCGCGGCATCAATGTCGGCGGCAACAACATCATCGCCAAGAACGACCTGCGGCGCTGCTTCGAGGACCTGGGCTTCACCAACGTGCGCACCTACATCCAGAGCGGCAACATCGTGTTCCGGGCGCGCTCGGGAGAGAAGCAGCAACTGACCGCGCGTGTCGAAGCGGGCCTGTCGGAGCGATTCTCCTACGCGGCGCGCGCCGTGGTGCTGTCCTACGCCGACTACCGCGCCCTGCTCGACGCCGCACCGCCGGCCTGGGGGGAGGATCCCGCCTACCGTCACAACGCCTTGTTCACGCTGGCCGGAACCACGCCGGCCGACGTGCTGGCAAGCATCCCGCCCGTGAAGGAAGAGCTGGAAACGGTTGCCGCCGGTCCCGGAGTGGTGTTCTGGTCCGCCGACAAGAAGCGCGTCACCCGCTCCGCCTTCGTCAAGCTGCCGGCGCACCCCATCTACCAGCAGGTCACCATCCGCAACCACAACACCGTCCGCCGGCTCGCCACCCTGCTCGAAGAGACCTAG